A window of Halodesulfovibrio aestuarii DSM 17919 = ATCC 29578 contains these coding sequences:
- the rlmD gene encoding 23S rRNA (uracil(1939)-C(5))-methyltransferase RlmD — protein MTTKDSQFAKGDTLTVTIDALATGGKALTRLDGMVIFMDRGLPGQTVEVKITKKKKRFAEAVLSKVISDAPDQITPRCGHFGTCGGCLWQNMEYSKQLEWKKRFVSDSLSRIAGAQDLEINDPIPSPDTFYYRNKMEFAFGDKQGDITVGLRRYGTHNVVDLQECYLQTEHTMEILDLVREFVNSTPALTAYDPNTRRGYLRFLVIRETKHTNQCMVQIITCKDTTNGDQQHRAIRQLGQLLQERMNVTTFIHSLRTHTSQVAYGEKTYVVLGQKSLTEVLNFENGMPSLSLASHADGFFQVNTDATARLYGTAIDLAELSGTEKVWDLYCGVGGIALSAAPNASEVFGMEITPQAIASANENAKINNIENVRFVSGDVRSALENESSKPDVVFVDPPRSGMNQEVVDLIMERTPQRIIYVSCDPATQARDIATLSALYTVTAVQPVDLFPQTAHIENIIRLDLTN, from the coding sequence ATGACAACCAAAGATTCACAGTTCGCTAAGGGCGACACTCTTACCGTGACCATCGACGCACTCGCAACTGGCGGGAAAGCACTTACACGTTTAGACGGCATGGTAATTTTCATGGACAGGGGGCTCCCCGGCCAAACTGTTGAAGTAAAAATCACTAAAAAGAAAAAACGATTTGCAGAAGCTGTCCTCTCCAAAGTTATCAGTGACGCTCCTGATCAAATCACTCCACGCTGCGGCCATTTCGGCACATGCGGCGGCTGCCTGTGGCAGAATATGGAATATAGCAAACAGCTTGAATGGAAAAAACGTTTCGTATCCGACAGCCTGAGCCGCATTGCTGGCGCACAAGATCTCGAGATTAACGACCCGATCCCGTCCCCCGACACCTTCTACTACCGTAACAAAATGGAATTTGCGTTCGGTGACAAGCAAGGTGACATCACTGTCGGATTGCGCCGCTACGGAACTCACAATGTTGTAGACCTGCAGGAATGTTACCTGCAGACCGAACACACCATGGAAATTCTTGACCTCGTGCGTGAATTCGTAAATTCAACACCGGCATTGACTGCGTATGACCCAAATACCCGCCGTGGCTACCTGCGTTTTCTCGTCATTCGTGAGACGAAGCACACTAACCAGTGCATGGTACAAATAATCACCTGTAAAGATACGACTAACGGAGACCAGCAACACCGCGCCATCCGTCAGCTCGGACAGCTTCTGCAGGAGCGTATGAATGTAACAACCTTCATACACTCACTTCGCACGCACACCTCACAGGTTGCATATGGTGAAAAAACATATGTTGTTCTGGGGCAGAAATCCCTCACCGAAGTACTAAACTTCGAAAACGGTATGCCTTCTCTTTCCCTTGCATCCCATGCAGACGGTTTCTTCCAGGTAAATACAGACGCAACGGCACGTCTTTACGGTACAGCCATTGACCTTGCAGAACTTTCCGGCACTGAAAAAGTCTGGGATCTGTACTGTGGAGTGGGCGGTATTGCCCTTTCGGCAGCCCCTAATGCATCCGAAGTTTTTGGTATGGAAATCACCCCGCAGGCAATCGCATCTGCAAATGAAAACGCAAAAATCAACAACATCGAAAATGTTCGATTCGTCAGCGGTGACGTACGCAGTGCACTGGAAAACGAATCTTCCAAGCCGGATGTAGTATTTGTTGATCCGCCGCGTTCTGGTATGAATCAGGAAGTTGTAGACTTAATTATGGAGCGTACGCCGCAGCGCATTATCTATGTTTCCTGCGACCCTGCTACACAAGCACGCGACATTGCGACACTGAGCGCGCTATATACTGTTACAGCTGTCCAACCTGTTGATTTATTTCCGCAGACTGCACATATTGAAAACATTATCCGCCTCGACTTAACCAACTAA
- a CDS encoding AtpZ/AtpI family protein yields the protein MVVKKNKGANPGKYVDTMGTVGTIGLHMVSHPAVGAVAGYFLDDWLGTKPWMFIAFLILGVIAGFRAVYADTKKVMRNQEREDNERFQRKD from the coding sequence ATGGTCGTTAAGAAAAACAAGGGAGCTAATCCCGGAAAATACGTTGATACAATGGGAACAGTCGGAACGATTGGTCTGCACATGGTATCTCACCCCGCTGTGGGGGCGGTGGCCGGTTATTTTCTGGATGATTGGTTAGGAACGAAGCCTTGGATGTTCATAGCATTTTTGATTCTCGGCGTAATTGCCGGTTTCAGAGCTGTGTATGCTGACACAAAAAAGGTAATGAGGAATCAGGAAAGAGAAGATAATGAAAGATTTCAACGAAAAGATTGA
- a CDS encoding ATP synthase subunit I, translating to MKDFNEKIEKHLYSKGFRLPDIRSILRIQIQLCGIAIIAALCTVWFSMWPITFAIGAVIATFSFFSVAKFIQQIILREYDRSMLWGMLFRFYGRLLIVGVVVAALIAKAHVPMMALVSGLATSMVTMLIWMISNQNERKTKEA from the coding sequence ATGAAAGATTTCAACGAAAAGATTGAAAAGCATCTGTATTCAAAAGGATTCAGACTGCCTGACATCCGCTCGATTCTTCGCATCCAGATTCAACTCTGCGGCATTGCCATAATTGCAGCATTATGCACAGTCTGGTTTAGCATGTGGCCAATTACATTTGCAATTGGGGCAGTAATAGCCACATTTAGTTTCTTCTCAGTTGCCAAGTTCATACAGCAAATCATCTTGCGCGAATATGACCGAAGTATGCTGTGGGGAATGCTTTTCAGATTTTATGGACGTCTGCTTATCGTCGGAGTGGTAGTTGCCGCTTTGATTGCAAAGGCACATGTTCCTATGATGGCACTTGTGTCCGGTTTGGCTACAAGTATGGTAACGATGCTCATCTGGATGATTTCCAATCAGAATGAGCGGAAAACCAAGGAGGCTTAG
- the atpB gene encoding F0F1 ATP synthase subunit A, whose protein sequence is MASGLPHPLLLAPIVGMDSMTINGEVVNFSHVFYTWIAMAILFTLAFLVRGQIKLVPGKLQNVFEVIIGGLEDFVVSNIGEDGRKIFHVLIALFLFIITMNLMGLVPGFDAPTANVNTNAAMALFTFGYYNWIGLRRWGVGYIKHFCGPFWWLSPLMLPLELISHCARPLSLTLRLFGNIRGEEIVLILFFLLAPIVGTIPIYFLFGLAKCLQAFIWFMLSMIYLKGSLEHAH, encoded by the coding sequence ATGGCAAGTGGTTTGCCTCATCCGTTGCTGCTCGCGCCTATAGTAGGCATGGACAGCATGACAATCAATGGGGAAGTAGTCAATTTTAGCCATGTGTTTTACACATGGATCGCCATGGCGATTCTATTCACTTTGGCCTTCCTTGTACGCGGACAAATAAAACTTGTCCCCGGAAAGTTACAAAATGTTTTCGAGGTCATCATTGGCGGTCTCGAAGATTTCGTAGTGAGTAACATCGGTGAAGACGGAAGAAAGATCTTCCACGTTCTTATCGCGCTGTTCCTCTTTATTATTACAATGAACCTCATGGGCCTTGTTCCGGGCTTTGATGCCCCGACTGCTAACGTTAATACAAACGCAGCAATGGCTCTGTTTACTTTTGGTTACTACAACTGGATCGGCCTCAGACGTTGGGGCGTTGGTTACATCAAGCACTTCTGCGGCCCATTCTGGTGGCTGTCTCCGTTGATGTTACCACTTGAACTTATTTCTCACTGTGCTCGTCCACTTTCTCTGACACTCCGTCTTTTCGGTAACATCAGAGGTGAAGAAATCGTTCTGATCCTGTTCTTCCTGCTGGCACCTATCGTAGGTACTATTCCGATCTACTTCTTGTTCGGTCTTGCTAAGTGCTTGCAGGCATTTATTTGGTTCATGCTCAGCATGATCTACCTCAAAGGCTCTCTCGAACACGCGCATTAG
- a CDS encoding ATP synthase F0 subunit C, with translation MRKFLMIALNTVALISIAAVAFASEGANTYGDLVYFGAALGMAIAAAGCGIGQGLGLKAACEGTARNPEASNKITVALILGLAFVESLAIYALVVNLMLLTA, from the coding sequence ATGCGTAAGTTTCTTATGATTGCTCTCAACACCGTTGCTCTGATCTCTATCGCAGCTGTTGCATTCGCATCAGAAGGTGCTAACACCTACGGCGATCTCGTTTACTTTGGTGCTGCTCTCGGCATGGCTATTGCTGCTGCTGGTTGTGGTATCGGTCAGGGTCTTGGTCTGAAAGCTGCTTGTGAAGGTACTGCACGTAACCCAGAAGCATCTAACAAAATTACTGTTGCTCTCATTCTTGGCTTGGCATTCGTTGAATCCCTTGCTATTTACGCTCTCGTTGTTAACCTTATGCTTCTTACTGCGTAA
- a CDS encoding redox-sensing transcriptional repressor Rex, whose amino-acid sequence MAQQKSEHIPRATIQRLAVYVQVLENLQREGTEVISSEPLAKACNVNASQIRKDLAYFGEFGVRGVGYYVKNLIASITSALGVDREWRTVLVGVGNLGKALLNHKEFRLRGFNIVGAFDCDPFKIGEEVSGLEVVCTKRLREMIGDNGAEIGIITTPPERAQRAANHLVEAGISGILNFAPSRITVPDHVNVEYVDFFHHLYALSFNITHPNTK is encoded by the coding sequence ATGGCACAACAAAAAAGTGAACATATCCCAAGAGCGACCATTCAACGTCTGGCCGTATATGTTCAAGTGTTGGAAAATCTTCAGCGCGAAGGTACTGAAGTAATTTCCTCAGAGCCGCTTGCAAAAGCGTGCAACGTTAACGCTTCACAGATACGAAAAGACCTTGCCTACTTTGGCGAATTCGGTGTGCGAGGTGTCGGTTACTACGTAAAAAATCTTATCGCTTCTATCACTAGTGCTCTTGGTGTTGATAGAGAATGGAGAACCGTTCTCGTTGGCGTGGGCAACCTTGGTAAAGCTCTTTTGAATCATAAAGAGTTTCGTCTTCGCGGTTTTAATATTGTTGGTGCATTTGATTGTGATCCATTTAAAATCGGTGAAGAAGTATCTGGACTTGAAGTTGTTTGTACAAAACGTTTACGCGAAATGATTGGCGATAACGGCGCTGAAATTGGTATTATTACGACGCCACCAGAGCGTGCTCAACGTGCTGCTAACCACCTTGTGGAAGCAGGTATTAGCGGTATTTTAAACTTTGCCCCTTCCCGAATTACGGTACCTGACCATGTAAATGTTGAGTATGTGGACTTTTTCCACCATTTGTATGCACTGTCTTTCAATATTACTCATCCGAATACTAAATAG
- a CDS encoding SAM hydrolase/SAM-dependent halogenase family protein, with protein sequence MSLKFFLLTDFGYADPYVAQMKGVLSTLAPQYQIFDITHNLAPFNIAQAGFFLDSTIDHLPPYSVTICVVDPGVGTARDIVCMVIDTKVVLAPDNGCLSFLHTRYPKAPIYRIMQHQLPLEHTILTSTFHGRTLFSPLAADIALHIEQLSSYMECTRPAPFSKDSTQDCKLKLFPPLPTDSESILTQYMERNDHSRAQAIVMLPESVAKLDKNIIETYVLHIDTFGNVILGLPNETWHKRISDGGELTLYTQTTRPLKCVSAYAELAENQIGIICGSQGYLEIACNMCSAAQFINLKLGERIRIALSVPPEM encoded by the coding sequence ATGTCACTTAAATTTTTTCTTCTTACAGACTTTGGTTACGCGGATCCATATGTTGCGCAGATGAAAGGCGTACTCAGCACCTTGGCACCACAGTATCAAATCTTCGATATTACGCACAATCTAGCGCCATTTAATATTGCACAGGCAGGGTTCTTTCTAGACTCTACCATAGATCATCTGCCGCCTTACTCTGTAACCATCTGCGTTGTAGATCCCGGTGTTGGTACAGCCCGTGATATTGTATGCATGGTAATAGATACGAAAGTTGTTCTTGCTCCTGACAATGGCTGCCTGTCATTCCTGCACACCCGTTACCCGAAAGCGCCAATATACCGCATCATGCAGCACCAGCTGCCTCTGGAGCACACTATTCTCACTTCAACATTCCATGGCCGAACCTTATTCTCCCCATTAGCGGCAGATATCGCGCTGCATATTGAACAGCTTTCGTCGTATATGGAATGCACCAGACCAGCACCGTTCAGTAAAGACTCCACGCAGGACTGCAAACTCAAATTATTTCCACCGCTACCAACTGATTCCGAGTCTATTCTAACCCAGTATATGGAACGTAATGACCATTCACGTGCACAAGCTATTGTCATGCTGCCAGAGAGTGTGGCAAAACTGGATAAGAACATTATCGAAACGTATGTGCTACATATAGACACCTTCGGCAATGTGATTCTTGGACTACCAAACGAGACATGGCACAAGCGAATTTCAGATGGCGGCGAGCTGACTTTGTATACACAGACAACCCGCCCGCTCAAATGTGTCTCTGCCTATGCAGAACTTGCAGAAAATCAAATTGGCATCATCTGCGGCAGTCAAGGATACTTAGAAATTGCTTGCAACATGTGTTCAGCAGCGCAATTTATCAACCTAAAGCTAGGCGAACGAATTAGAATAGCTCTCTCTGTTCCGCCCGAGATGTAA